Proteins encoded in a region of the Euzebya sp. genome:
- a CDS encoding S8 family serine peptidase translates to MPSLRRSVALLAALVLAAALAPAAGAQQPGDPGSFEAIPLEGTTTSSGRAASSRLAQSDESLLELDDPAPVNVVVKLDYDATAAYVGGRDGFEATSPSVTGQSLNPDAAAVRSYEAGVAEPAEQAFIDQLRAIDPSAVVGQRLRTVYGGVAIQASGVKIRDIAAIDGVVAVQRDTLHQALTDSSPEFIGATELWADLVGEDGNTATAGEGVIVGILDSGAWPEHPEFRERQDVDLPPAPERPDGFPRECNFGDNPLTSGEDVFECNDKLIGGAPFIDSYNAFVGDEEYPDSARDSDGHGTHTATTAAGTPTDVANLFGVDRGPVTGIAPGAHVSVYKVCGPQGCFGSDSAAAVAAAIEDDVDVINFSISGGTNPYTDPVELAFLDAYAAGVFVAASAGNDGPGAGTVNHVSPWLTSVAASTQDRAFISTITLTDGSEQLQVDGVSITNGVSTPTDVVLASEAEGYDIDCLEPAPPGTFEGQIVVCERGVIARVAKGWNVLQGGAVGMILYNPPGTTDLVSDNHYLPAVQINPDEGAEVVDFITDAANPQASFTQGVAVTDESFGDIMATFSSRGPGGDFLKPDITAPGVQILAGQTPTNGPPPDGGAQGQYYQAIAGTSMSSPHIAGSAALVMAAHPDWTPGQVRSALMTSARQDVVKEDGTTPADPFDYGAGHVDLTVAAEVGLTFDESADAFTASAGTPLQRIDLNLPSINAPVMPGVVETTRTAVNVTDETATYTVETSAPQGSRIVVEPSTFTVAPGESVELSIRIDGTNLDAGDHFGEIRLAGGPVPLHLPVAFTKTAADVRVASDCAPDAIANGDPAATSTCTVTVSNDSLDDASVDVRTRLNDRLSLVSADGAQVTQNGVVRTQMTLPGREDAAPGIVPAPAGSLTYFALDDPALSTPIPFNPVGDEQVITLNTPAFTYAGRTWTRLSLTSNGYAVAGGASGTEFEPQDLPDPTAPNAVMAPFWTDLNGEEAGSEGIAYTILTDNVDDWIVAEWRMQLWGASGETVDDQVRTFQLWIMVGDTEEVTFTYDPEDLPQAPPPAYGLTVGAENANGTAGDQIDGPPTTDYLVTAAPGAPGGTDSYTLTVRGAQTGRGAVTTSATAPDVFRGTATDRTFVTVFGAPGGDGGDDGSDGSGDGDQPGAPAPGTGAGNPGGPSVGGVTDPPAEDAADAGDDGFDDPVDDPVEEPVTIPESVSRVAGADRMSTAVEISRASFPDGATTAVLATAGTFPDALTAAPAARSADAPILLTGTDVVPQATLDELDRLGVERVVVLGGIAAVSQDAVAALEARGLSVERLEGRDRFTTASAVAGWLTSQPGYADSGTVFIATGDGFADALAGGAAAAAVDAPILLVNAAGVPQATADQLSQLSPQRIVLLGGTAVISDAVAEELAAYGTVERLAGADRFATAVAGAEAFGASSGQVSDEAPSTVFAATGAAFADALAAGPAAAAAGAPLLLRSEERR, encoded by the coding sequence ATGCCTTCTCTGAGGCGTTCCGTCGCGTTGCTCGCGGCGCTCGTGCTCGCTGCTGCCCTCGCCCCGGCAGCGGGTGCCCAACAGCCCGGTGATCCCGGGTCCTTCGAGGCGATCCCGCTCGAGGGGACGACGACGTCATCGGGCCGCGCGGCGTCGAGCCGCCTGGCCCAGAGCGACGAGTCCCTCCTCGAGCTCGACGACCCCGCGCCGGTCAACGTGGTCGTCAAGCTCGACTACGACGCCACCGCCGCCTACGTCGGGGGTCGAGACGGGTTCGAGGCCACCAGCCCGTCGGTCACCGGCCAGAGCCTCAACCCGGACGCCGCCGCGGTCCGGAGCTACGAAGCCGGCGTCGCCGAGCCGGCCGAGCAGGCCTTCATCGACCAGCTGCGCGCCATCGACCCCAGCGCCGTCGTGGGTCAGCGCCTGCGCACCGTCTACGGCGGGGTCGCCATCCAGGCCAGCGGGGTCAAGATCCGTGACATCGCCGCGATCGACGGCGTCGTCGCCGTGCAGCGCGACACCCTCCACCAGGCCCTCACCGACTCCTCCCCGGAGTTCATCGGCGCCACCGAGCTGTGGGCCGACCTGGTCGGCGAGGACGGGAACACCGCCACCGCCGGGGAGGGCGTGATCGTCGGCATCCTCGACTCGGGCGCCTGGCCCGAGCACCCTGAGTTCCGCGAGCGCCAGGACGTCGACCTGCCGCCGGCGCCCGAGCGCCCGGACGGGTTCCCGCGGGAGTGCAACTTCGGCGACAACCCGCTCACGTCCGGCGAGGACGTCTTCGAGTGCAACGACAAGCTGATCGGCGGCGCGCCGTTCATCGACAGCTACAACGCCTTCGTCGGCGACGAGGAGTACCCGGACTCCGCGCGCGACTCCGACGGGCACGGCACCCACACCGCCACCACGGCAGCCGGCACACCCACCGACGTCGCCAACCTGTTCGGCGTCGACCGCGGCCCGGTGACTGGCATCGCCCCCGGCGCCCACGTCAGCGTCTACAAGGTCTGCGGCCCGCAGGGCTGCTTCGGCTCGGACTCCGCCGCCGCGGTCGCCGCAGCCATCGAGGACGACGTCGACGTCATCAACTTCTCGATCTCGGGCGGGACGAACCCCTACACCGACCCGGTCGAGCTCGCCTTCCTCGACGCCTACGCCGCCGGCGTGTTCGTCGCCGCCTCCGCCGGCAACGACGGCCCCGGGGCCGGGACGGTCAACCACGTCTCGCCGTGGCTGACCAGCGTCGCCGCGTCCACCCAGGACCGGGCGTTCATCTCGACGATCACCCTCACCGACGGCAGCGAGCAGCTGCAGGTCGACGGCGTGTCCATCACGAACGGCGTGTCGACCCCGACCGACGTCGTCCTCGCCTCCGAGGCCGAGGGCTACGACATCGACTGCCTCGAGCCGGCCCCGCCCGGCACGTTCGAGGGGCAGATCGTGGTCTGCGAGCGCGGCGTGATCGCCCGCGTCGCCAAGGGCTGGAACGTCCTCCAGGGCGGCGCGGTCGGGATGATCCTCTACAACCCGCCGGGCACGACCGACCTGGTGAGCGACAACCACTACCTGCCGGCGGTCCAGATCAACCCCGACGAGGGCGCCGAGGTCGTCGACTTCATCACCGACGCCGCGAACCCGCAGGCGTCGTTCACCCAGGGCGTCGCCGTGACCGACGAGTCGTTCGGCGACATCATGGCGACGTTCAGCTCCCGCGGTCCGGGTGGGGACTTCCTGAAGCCCGACATCACCGCTCCCGGCGTGCAGATCCTCGCCGGGCAGACCCCGACCAACGGCCCGCCGCCGGACGGCGGCGCGCAGGGGCAGTACTACCAGGCGATCGCCGGCACCTCGATGTCGAGCCCGCACATCGCCGGGTCCGCCGCGCTGGTCATGGCCGCCCACCCCGACTGGACCCCCGGTCAGGTGCGCTCGGCGCTGATGACGTCGGCCCGCCAGGACGTCGTGAAGGAGGACGGCACGACGCCGGCCGACCCGTTCGACTACGGCGCCGGCCACGTCGACCTGACCGTGGCCGCCGAGGTCGGCCTGACCTTCGACGAGTCCGCGGACGCCTTCACCGCGTCCGCCGGCACGCCGCTGCAGCGCATCGACCTGAACCTCCCCTCGATCAACGCCCCGGTGATGCCGGGCGTGGTCGAGACCACCAGGACCGCGGTCAACGTCACCGACGAGACCGCCACCTACACCGTCGAGACCTCCGCGCCGCAGGGCAGCCGGATCGTCGTCGAGCCGTCCACGTTCACCGTCGCGCCCGGCGAGAGCGTCGAGCTGTCGATCCGCATCGACGGCACCAACCTCGACGCCGGCGACCACTTCGGCGAGATCCGCCTCGCCGGCGGGCCGGTGCCCCTGCACCTGCCGGTCGCGTTCACCAAGACGGCCGCCGACGTGCGCGTCGCCTCGGACTGCGCGCCCGACGCGATCGCGAACGGCGACCCGGCCGCGACCAGCACGTGCACCGTGACGGTGTCGAACGACTCCCTCGACGACGCGAGCGTCGACGTGCGCACCCGCCTGAACGACCGGCTCTCGCTGGTCAGCGCCGACGGTGCGCAGGTCACCCAGAACGGCGTCGTCCGGACGCAGATGACCTTGCCCGGCCGCGAGGACGCCGCCCCCGGCATCGTCCCGGCACCCGCCGGGTCGCTGACGTACTTCGCCCTCGACGACCCCGCCCTCTCCACGCCGATCCCGTTCAACCCCGTCGGCGACGAGCAGGTCATCACCCTCAACACCCCCGCGTTCACCTACGCGGGACGGACCTGGACCCGGCTGTCGCTGACCTCGAACGGGTACGCCGTCGCCGGCGGCGCGTCGGGCACCGAGTTCGAACCCCAGGACCTGCCCGACCCGACCGCGCCCAACGCGGTGATGGCACCGTTCTGGACCGACCTGAACGGCGAGGAAGCCGGCTCGGAGGGGATCGCCTACACGATCCTCACCGACAACGTGGACGACTGGATCGTCGCCGAGTGGCGCATGCAGCTGTGGGGCGCCAGCGGCGAGACCGTCGACGACCAGGTCCGGACCTTCCAGCTCTGGATCATGGTCGGCGACACCGAGGAGGTCACCTTCACCTACGACCCGGAGGACCTGCCGCAGGCGCCACCGCCGGCGTACGGCCTGACCGTCGGGGCGGAGAACGCCAACGGCACGGCCGGCGACCAGATCGACGGCCCGCCGACGACGGACTACCTCGTCACCGCCGCGCCGGGCGCGCCCGGCGGGACGGACAGCTACACCCTGACCGTCCGCGGTGCCCAGACCGGACGTGGCGCGGTCACGACCAGCGCGACCGCACCGGACGTCTTCCGGGGCACCGCGACCGACCGCACGTTCGTCACCGTCTTCGGCGCCCCCGGCGGCGACGGGGGTGACGACGGCTCCGACGGCTCCGGCGACGGCGACCAGCCCGGCGCGCCCGCACCGGGCACCGGGGCCGGCAACCCCGGCGGCCCGAGCGTCGGCGGGGTCACCGACCCGCCGGCAGAGGACGCCGCCGACGCCGGCGACGACGGGTTCGACGACCCCGTCGACGATCCGGTCGAGGAGCCGGTGACGATCCCCGAGTCGGTCAGCCGGGTCGCCGGCGCCGATCGGATGTCGACCGCCGTCGAGATCAGCCGGGCGTCGTTCCCCGACGGGGCGACCACGGCCGTCCTGGCGACCGCGGGGACCTTCCCCGACGCGCTGACCGCCGCCCCGGCGGCCCGCAGCGCGGACGCCCCGATCCTGCTGACCGGCACCGACGTGGTGCCCCAGGCGACCCTCGACGAGCTCGACCGGCTCGGCGTCGAGCGGGTCGTCGTCCTCGGCGGCATCGCCGCGGTGTCCCAGGACGCCGTGGCCGCGCTCGAGGCACGCGGCCTGTCCGTCGAGCGGCTCGAGGGTCGCGACCGGTTCACGACCGCGTCCGCGGTGGCCGGGTGGCTGACCAGCCAGCCCGGCTACGCCGACAGCGGCACGGTGTTCATCGCCACCGGGGACGGCTTCGCCGACGCCCTGGCCGGCGGTGCTGCCGCCGCCGCGGTGGACGCCCCGATCCTGCTGGTCAACGCCGCCGGCGTGCCGCAGGCGACCGCCGACCAGCTCAGCCAGCTGTCACCGCAGCGCATCGTGCTGCTGGGCGGCACGGCCGTCATCAGCGACGCCGTCGCCGAGGAGCTGGCGGCCTACGGGACCGTCGAGCGCCTGGCCGGCGCCGACCGGTTCGCCACCGCGGTGGCGGGCGCCGAGGCCTTCGGCGCGTCGTCCGGCCAGGTGTCCGACGAGGCACCGTCGACGGTGTTCGCCGCCACCGGCGCGGCGTTCGCCGACGCGCTGGCCGCCGGCCCGGCGGCCGCAGCCGCCGGGGCGCCCCTGCTGCTGAGATCGGAAGAGCGTCGGG
- a CDS encoding DUF4333 domain-containing protein: MSLRTRTLLTLLGLCALAGGCGDVSFSFGGLDTEPLEQEIEIGIEARADGIDIDSVECPDDVQPEEGRVFVCRAHAVDGSIGTVEVQQVDDAGGVEWELTDVRAPAGSD; encoded by the coding sequence GTGAGCCTTCGCACCCGCACCCTCCTGACCCTCCTCGGCCTCTGCGCGCTGGCCGGGGGGTGCGGCGACGTGTCGTTCTCCTTCGGCGGGCTGGACACCGAGCCGCTCGAGCAGGAGATCGAGATCGGGATCGAGGCGCGGGCGGACGGGATCGACATCGACTCCGTGGAGTGCCCGGACGACGTCCAGCCGGAGGAGGGGCGCGTGTTCGTCTGCCGCGCCCACGCCGTCGACGGGTCGATCGGCACCGTCGAGGTCCAGCAGGTCGACGACGCAGGCGGGGTCGAGTGGGAGCTGACCGACGTCCGAGCACCAGCCGGATCTGACTAG
- a CDS encoding MarP family serine protease, with translation MNAVDVVLLVMLAAAVFRGWRQGALSQVFAFGGAAGGLVAGGILAPVIAGELVDQPGVALALTTFGILIASVLAGQALGFVLGLRLRDAAHRSGVGPVDSVLGVGVGVAVLALSVWIAGSVLAQGPVPALARQVRGSTVLATIDEVLPTPPDLFGRVAAFLDTQGFPQVFAGLGGGSTAPPVEPPGEGAVAAAGAAGTPSTVQVEALGCGGVSTGSGVVVRDGFVVTNAHVVAGGEVLSVRDAAGTHDAVAVHVDPNLDLAVLSSPTATATPLPWASTPAERGTSGATRGFPGGQRELNVRPAAVRSREEALGRDIYGGSVTAREILTLEAGVRPGDSGGPFVTEAGEIGGIVFAAATADGDIGYALTAERVRPDVDAAIARNTTAPTGACRY, from the coding sequence GTGAACGCCGTCGACGTCGTCCTGCTCGTCATGTTGGCGGCCGCGGTGTTCCGCGGGTGGCGGCAGGGGGCGCTCAGCCAGGTGTTCGCCTTCGGCGGCGCGGCGGGCGGCCTGGTCGCGGGAGGGATCCTCGCCCCTGTCATCGCCGGTGAGCTGGTCGACCAGCCCGGCGTCGCGCTGGCCCTGACCACGTTCGGGATCCTCATCGCATCGGTCCTGGCCGGCCAGGCGCTCGGGTTCGTGCTCGGCCTGCGGCTGCGGGACGCCGCGCACCGCTCCGGCGTCGGGCCGGTCGACTCGGTGCTCGGCGTCGGCGTGGGGGTCGCGGTGCTGGCCCTCAGCGTCTGGATCGCCGGGTCGGTGCTCGCCCAGGGCCCCGTCCCGGCCCTGGCGCGGCAGGTCCGCGGCTCGACCGTGCTGGCCACGATCGACGAGGTGCTCCCCACCCCACCCGACCTGTTCGGGCGCGTCGCGGCGTTCCTCGACACCCAGGGCTTCCCGCAGGTCTTCGCCGGACTGGGCGGCGGCTCCACCGCGCCGCCCGTCGAACCGCCGGGGGAGGGGGCGGTGGCCGCCGCGGGGGCCGCGGGCACCCCCTCGACGGTGCAGGTGGAGGCGCTCGGCTGCGGCGGGGTCTCCACCGGCAGCGGGGTGGTCGTCCGCGACGGCTTCGTCGTCACCAACGCCCACGTGGTCGCCGGTGGTGAGGTCCTCAGCGTCCGCGACGCCGCCGGCACGCACGATGCGGTCGCCGTCCACGTCGACCCGAACCTCGACCTCGCGGTGCTGAGCTCCCCGACGGCGACCGCCACCCCGCTGCCGTGGGCCTCGACCCCGGCCGAGCGGGGGACCAGCGGCGCCACGCGCGGCTTCCCCGGCGGCCAGCGGGAGCTCAACGTCCGACCGGCGGCGGTGCGCTCCCGCGAGGAGGCGCTGGGCCGCGACATCTACGGCGGCAGCGTGACCGCCCGCGAGATCCTCACCCTGGAGGCGGGCGTGCGCCCCGGCGACTCAGGCGGCCCGTTCGTGACCGAGGCCGGCGAGATCGGCGGCATCGTCTTCGCCGCGGCGACGGCCGACGGCGACATCGGCTACGCCCTCACCGCCGAGCGGGTCCGCCCCGACGTCGACGCCGCCATCGCCCGCAACACCACCGCCCCCACCGGCGCCTGCCGCTACTGA
- a CDS encoding class II 3-deoxy-7-phosphoheptulonate synthase translates to MSAATTRWTPSSWHDLPAQQLPEYPDADQLKQVLERIAAQPPLVFAGEARDLTEQLARVSRGEAFLLQGGDCAETFDAAGADITRDKLKVILQMAIVLTYGAQMPIVKVGRIAGQMAKPRSSPTEVVDGVEMPSYKGDAVNGLAPILENRIPDPTRLERMYHHSASTLNLVRAFTQGGFADLQRVHAWNQEFVAGSPQGQRYEQVAQEIDRALNFMRAIGLDIDRQPTFNTVDVFTSHEALLLDYEEAMTRQDSLTGDWYDCSAHMLWIGERTRQLDGAHMHFLSGVHNPIGCKVGPTMTPDELLEVCDLLNPDNVPGRLTLISRMGVDAIEEVLPPLLTATREGGRNVVWVCDPCHGNTITSESGYKTRRFDDVLGEIRGFFAAHTTAGTVPGGVHMELTGEDVTECLGGDQNIADLDLAQRYETACDPRLNNAQSLELAFQVAEMLRS, encoded by the coding sequence ATGAGCGCCGCAACAACTCGCTGGACCCCGTCCTCCTGGCACGACCTGCCCGCACAGCAGCTGCCGGAGTACCCCGACGCGGACCAGCTGAAGCAGGTGCTCGAGCGGATCGCCGCCCAGCCGCCGCTCGTCTTCGCGGGTGAGGCGCGGGACCTCACCGAGCAGCTGGCGCGGGTCAGCCGCGGCGAGGCGTTCCTGCTCCAGGGCGGCGACTGCGCGGAGACCTTCGACGCCGCCGGCGCGGACATCACGCGGGACAAGCTGAAGGTCATCCTGCAGATGGCGATCGTGCTGACCTACGGCGCGCAGATGCCGATCGTGAAGGTCGGCCGGATCGCCGGGCAGATGGCCAAGCCGCGCTCCAGCCCCACCGAGGTCGTCGACGGCGTCGAGATGCCCAGCTACAAGGGCGACGCGGTGAACGGCCTGGCGCCGATCCTCGAGAACCGCATCCCCGACCCGACCCGGCTCGAGCGGATGTACCACCACTCCGCCTCGACGTTGAACCTGGTGCGCGCCTTCACCCAGGGCGGGTTCGCAGACCTCCAGCGGGTGCACGCGTGGAACCAGGAGTTCGTCGCCGGCTCACCGCAGGGGCAGCGCTACGAGCAGGTGGCCCAGGAGATCGACCGCGCCCTCAACTTCATGCGGGCGATCGGCCTGGACATCGACCGGCAGCCGACGTTCAACACCGTCGACGTCTTCACCTCACACGAGGCGCTCCTCCTCGACTACGAGGAGGCGATGACCCGCCAGGACTCCCTCACCGGCGACTGGTACGACTGCAGCGCCCACATGCTGTGGATCGGTGAGCGGACCCGCCAGCTCGACGGCGCCCACATGCACTTCCTCTCCGGCGTCCACAACCCCATCGGGTGCAAGGTCGGGCCGACCATGACGCCAGACGAGCTCCTCGAGGTCTGCGACCTGCTCAACCCCGACAACGTCCCGGGCCGGCTGACCCTCATCAGCCGCATGGGCGTGGACGCGATCGAGGAGGTCCTCCCGCCCCTCCTCACCGCCACCCGGGAGGGCGGCCGCAACGTCGTCTGGGTCTGCGACCCCTGCCACGGGAACACGATCACGTCGGAGTCGGGCTACAAGACCCGCCGCTTCGACGACGTCCTCGGTGAGATCCGCGGCTTCTTCGCCGCCCACACCACCGCCGGGACCGTGCCGGGCGGGGTGCACATGGAGCTGACCGGCGAGGACGTCACCGAGTGCCTCGGCGGCGACCAGAACATCGCCGACCTCGACCTCGCCCAGCGGTACGAGACCGCCTGCGATCCCCGCCTCAACAACGCCCAGTCCCTGGAGCTCGCGTTCCAGGTGGCGGAGATGCTCAGGAGCTGA
- a CDS encoding 3-hydroxyacyl-CoA dehydrogenase, producing MDLEGTVALVTGGASGLGKATARMLLDRGARVVLVDLPSSPGAEVAGEWGDAATFVPADVTDPDAVGEAVKTATGLGDLRTAVNCAGIGPPNRVLSRKGPHPLDAFETVIRVNLIGTFNVIRLAAAAMAETEPVDGERGVIVNTASVAAFEGQIGQAAYSASKGGIVGMTLPIARDLADKLIRVCTIAPGLFSTPLLHGLPPEAKQALEASVPMPARLGEPEEYAKLAVHICENPMLNGETIRLDGAIRMAPR from the coding sequence ATGGACCTCGAGGGAACCGTCGCGCTCGTCACCGGAGGGGCCTCGGGCCTCGGCAAGGCCACGGCCAGGATGCTGCTCGACCGGGGGGCTCGGGTGGTGCTCGTCGACCTGCCCTCCTCCCCGGGTGCCGAGGTGGCGGGGGAGTGGGGCGACGCCGCCACCTTCGTCCCCGCCGACGTGACCGATCCCGACGCGGTGGGGGAGGCGGTCAAGACGGCCACCGGTCTGGGTGATCTGCGGACCGCGGTCAACTGCGCCGGCATCGGTCCGCCCAACCGCGTGCTCAGCCGCAAGGGCCCCCACCCCCTCGACGCGTTCGAGACCGTCATCCGCGTCAACCTGATCGGCACGTTCAACGTGATCCGGCTGGCCGCCGCGGCGATGGCCGAGACCGAGCCGGTCGACGGCGAGCGCGGAGTGATCGTCAACACCGCGTCGGTCGCGGCGTTCGAGGGCCAGATCGGCCAGGCGGCCTACTCCGCCTCGAAGGGCGGGATCGTCGGCATGACCCTGCCGATCGCACGGGACCTGGCCGACAAGCTCATCCGGGTCTGCACGATCGCGCCCGGGCTCTTCTCGACCCCGCTGCTGCACGGGCTCCCGCCGGAGGCGAAGCAGGCCCTCGAGGCGTCGGTCCCCATGCCCGCGCGGCTCGGCGAGCCGGAGGAGTACGCCAAGCTCGCGGTCCACATCTGCGAGAACCCGATGCTGAACGGCGAGACGATCCGCCTCGACGGCGCGATCCGCATGGCGCCGAGGTAG
- the pruA gene encoding L-glutamate gamma-semialdehyde dehydrogenase has protein sequence MSIVSATGQFAVPRPENEPVRTYAPQNPERTALAAVVDEMRAADPLDAPMRIGDADVRSEATFEVRAPHDHGLHLATVHAASPTDVEAAIDACGAAAPGWAGTPLVDRIAIFLRAADLLAGPWRDRINAATILGQSKSVHQAEIDAACELIDFLRFNCAFAEQIHAEQPLSVDGMWNRLDHRPLEGFVLALTPFNFTAIAGNLPTAPAIMGNTVVWKPSEKQAFAAQLTMDLLRAAGLPDGVINLVHGDGALVSDVAMAHRDFAGLHYTGSTAVFRQLWRKTAAGIDGYRAYPRIVGETGGKDFLIAHPSADPAAVAVALGRGAFEYQGQKCSAASRAYVPSSLWPRVRDDLADIATAITVGDVADLSTFCGAVIDGAAYRRITEAIEGARADGVEVLVGGTADDADGWFVDPTVLVTEDPLSDTMVRELFGPVLTVFVYDDAEWDATLELVDSTSPYALTGAVFADDRAAVDQAMTALRHAAGNFYVNDKPTGSVVGQQPFGGGRASGTNDKAGMPSNLMRWVSPRSIKETFVPPTDWRYPFQG, from the coding sequence ATGAGCATCGTCAGCGCTACCGGACAGTTCGCCGTCCCCCGGCCCGAGAACGAGCCGGTCAGGACCTACGCTCCCCAGAACCCCGAGCGCACGGCGCTCGCCGCCGTGGTCGACGAGATGCGCGCCGCCGATCCGCTCGACGCGCCGATGCGGATCGGTGACGCCGACGTGCGGAGCGAGGCGACGTTCGAGGTGCGCGCCCCCCACGACCACGGGCTGCACCTCGCGACGGTCCACGCCGCCAGCCCCACGGACGTGGAGGCGGCGATCGACGCCTGTGGTGCGGCGGCGCCGGGCTGGGCCGGCACGCCCTTGGTGGACCGCATCGCGATCTTCCTGCGGGCCGCGGACCTGCTCGCCGGCCCGTGGCGCGACCGGATCAACGCCGCCACGATCCTGGGGCAGTCCAAGTCGGTGCACCAGGCCGAGATCGACGCCGCCTGCGAGCTCATCGACTTCCTCCGGTTCAACTGCGCCTTCGCCGAGCAGATCCACGCCGAGCAGCCGCTGTCGGTCGACGGCATGTGGAACCGGTTGGACCACCGGCCCCTCGAGGGCTTCGTCCTGGCCCTGACGCCGTTCAACTTCACCGCGATCGCCGGGAACCTGCCGACGGCGCCGGCGATCATGGGCAACACCGTGGTGTGGAAGCCGTCGGAGAAGCAGGCCTTCGCCGCCCAGCTGACCATGGACCTGCTGCGGGCCGCCGGGCTGCCCGACGGGGTCATCAACCTCGTGCACGGCGACGGCGCGCTCGTCAGCGACGTGGCGATGGCCCACCGGGACTTCGCCGGCCTGCACTACACGGGGTCCACAGCGGTGTTCCGCCAGCTGTGGCGCAAGACCGCGGCGGGGATCGACGGCTACCGGGCGTACCCCCGCATCGTCGGGGAGACCGGCGGCAAGGACTTCCTGATCGCCCACCCCTCGGCGGATCCCGCCGCGGTGGCCGTCGCCCTCGGGCGCGGCGCGTTCGAGTACCAGGGCCAGAAGTGCTCCGCGGCCAGCAGGGCCTACGTGCCGTCGTCGCTGTGGCCCCGCGTCCGCGACGACCTGGCCGACATCGCCACGGCGATCACCGTCGGCGACGTGGCCGACCTGTCGACGTTCTGCGGGGCGGTGATCGACGGTGCGGCGTACCGGCGGATCACCGAGGCGATCGAGGGGGCGCGCGCCGACGGCGTGGAGGTGCTCGTCGGCGGCACCGCGGACGACGCCGACGGCTGGTTCGTCGACCCGACCGTGCTGGTCACCGAGGACCCGCTGAGCGACACCATGGTTCGGGAGCTGTTCGGCCCGGTCCTGACCGTCTTCGTCTACGACGACGCGGAGTGGGACGCCACCCTCGAGCTGGTCGACTCGACCAGCCCGTACGCGCTGACCGGCGCGGTGTTCGCGGACGACCGGGCGGCGGTCGACCAGGCGATGACCGCCCTGCGCCATGCGGCCGGCAACTTCTACGTCAACGACAAGCCGACCGGATCCGTGGTCGGCCAGCAGCCCTTCGGGGGCGGCCGCGCCTCCGGCACGAACGACAAGGCCGGCATGCCGTCGAACCTGATGCGCTGGGTCAGCCCCCGCTCGATCAAGGAGACCTTCGTCCCCCCGACGGACTGGCGCTACCCCTTCCAGGGCTGA
- the mutM gene encoding bifunctional DNA-formamidopyrimidine glycosylase/DNA-(apurinic or apyrimidinic site) lyase, with product MPELPEVESVRRQLAPRLVGLAIDRVEADPAMPRYLRPTDAEGLTITSVERRGKYLVASLEDALDLILHLGMTGVLRWRDEDGWEPDAYVRASLHMVDPDGRPAILDFRDVRRFGTLAVTRHGEHDELPTLAALGPEPLGEDFTLAGFAAALRATGQQVKPFLLSQRPVAGVGNIYADEALWRARIHPASRRVGRARSDRLHAAIREVLAEAIEREGTTFRDYQMVNGASGRNAAFLVAYGQEGKPCPRCATAMRKTTIGGRGTTYCPGCQR from the coding sequence ATGCCAGAGCTCCCCGAGGTCGAGAGCGTGCGGCGCCAGCTGGCGCCGCGCCTGGTCGGGCTGGCCATCGACAGGGTCGAGGCCGACCCGGCGATGCCGCGCTACCTGCGCCCGACCGACGCCGAGGGGTTGACCATCACGTCCGTCGAGCGGCGGGGGAAGTACCTGGTCGCATCGCTCGAGGACGCCCTCGACCTGATCCTCCACCTGGGCATGACCGGTGTGCTCCGCTGGCGCGACGAGGACGGCTGGGAGCCCGACGCCTACGTCCGCGCGAGCCTGCACATGGTGGACCCAGACGGCCGGCCGGCGATCCTCGACTTCCGGGACGTCCGCCGCTTCGGCACCCTGGCCGTCACCCGCCACGGCGAGCACGACGAGCTGCCGACCCTCGCGGCCCTCGGCCCCGAGCCGCTCGGCGAGGACTTCACCCTCGCCGGGTTCGCCGCGGCGCTCCGCGCGACCGGGCAGCAGGTCAAGCCGTTCCTGCTGTCCCAGCGGCCCGTCGCGGGCGTCGGCAACATCTACGCCGACGAGGCGCTGTGGCGCGCCCGGATCCACCCGGCGTCGCGGCGCGTCGGGCGGGCCCGCAGCGACCGGCTCCACGCCGCCATCCGCGAGGTGCTCGCGGAGGCGATCGAGCGGGAGGGCACGACGTTCCGCGACTACCAGATGGTCAACGGCGCGTCGGGGCGCAACGCCGCCTTCCTGGTCGCCTACGGGCAGGAGGGCAAGCCGTGCCCGCGCTGCGCGACCGCGATGCGGAAGACGACGATCGGCGGGCGGGGGACCACCTACTGCCCCGGCTGCCAGCGCTGA